Proteins encoded by one window of Amaranthus tricolor cultivar Red isolate AtriRed21 chromosome 4, ASM2621246v1, whole genome shotgun sequence:
- the LOC130811041 gene encoding serine carboxypeptidase-like 42, which yields MATLWWLLVVLMVGIKANGYPMEDLVINLPGQPKVGFKQFAGYIDVDVKAGRSLFYYFVEAENDPHHKPLTLWLNGGPGCSSMGGGAFTELGPFFPRGDGRGLRRNSMSWNKASNLLFVESPAGVGWSYSNTSSDYNTGDAASAKDMLTFLVNWMKKFPEFKSRDLFLTGESYAGHYIPQLAVAVLDYNAHSRASKLSLKGVAIGNPLLKLDRDVPATYEYFWSHGMISDEIGLTIMNQCNFEDYTFPSPHNESDSCNNAISQANNIVGDYINNYDVILDVCYPSIVEQELRLKKMATKMSMGVDVCMTYERRFYFNLPEVQKALHANRTNLPYPWSMCSGNLNYSDTDGSLDMLPLLKRILLHHIPIWVFSGDQDSVVPLLGSRTLVRELAHDLKFKATVPYGAWFHKGQVGGWATEYGGLLTFATVRGAAHMVPYAQPSRALHLFSSFVRGKRLPSTTKLSD from the exons ATGGCTACTTTATGGTGGTTGTTGGTTGTTTTAATGGTGGGTATTAAAGCAAATGGGTATCCAATGGAGGACTTAGTGATAAATCTACCAGGCCAACCAAAAGTAGGGTTCAAACAATTTGCTGGGTATATTGATGTGGATGTTAAGGCTGGAAGAAGCTTGTTCTATTACTTTGTTGAAGCAGAAAATGACCCTCATCATAAACCCCTTACTCTCTGGCTTAATGGAG GGCCTGGTTGCTCTTccatgggtggtggtgcatttACAGAATTGGGCCCTTTTTTCCCAAGAGGTGATGGTAGAGGCCTAAGGAGGAATTCCATGTCTTGGAATAAAG CTTCAAATCTCTTGTTTGTTGAGTCACCTGCCGGAGTGGGATGGTCGTATTCAAACACATCATCTGATTATAATACTGGAGATGCTGCCTCAG CTAAGGATATGCTCACATTTCTTGTAAATTGGATGAAGAAGTTTCCCGAATTCAAATCAAGAGATTTGTTTCTCACCGGGGAGAGCTATGCAG GGCATTACATACCACAACTAGCTGTTGCCGTGTTGGACTATAATGCTCACTCAAGAGCGTCCAAGCTCAGCTTGAAAGGAGTTGCC ATTGGTAATCCATTACTCAAACTCGATAGGGATGTTCCCGCAACGTACGAGTACTTCTGGTCCCATGGAATGATATCAGATGAAATTGGCCTTACCATCATGAATCAATGTAATTTTGAGGACTATACTTTTCCAAGTCCTCATAACGAATCCGATTCTTGCAACAACGCAATATCACAAGCAAACAACATTGTTGGTGATTATATTAACAACTACGATGTTATTCTTGATGTTTGTTATCCATCTATTGTGGAGCAAGAACTGCGGCTTAAAAAGATG GCTACTAAAATGAGCATGGGAGTCGATGTTTGTATGACTTACGAAAGGAGATTCTACTTCAATCTTCCCGAAGTACAGAAAGCACTTCATGCTAATCGAACTAACCTGCCTTATCCATGGTCTATGTGCAGCGG AAATCTGAATTACAGTGATACTGATGGTAGTTTAGATATGCTTCCTCTCCTCAAAAGGATACTTTTGCATCATATTCCTATCTGGGTGTTTAG CGGAGACCAAGATTCTGTCGTGCCGTTGCTTGGCTCACGCACCCTTGTTCGTGAGCTTGCACACGACCTTAAATTCAAGGCCACTGTCCCTTATGGAGCATGGTTTCACAAAGGACAG GTAGGAGGATGGGCAACAGAATACGGAGGCTTACTGACGTTTGCGACTGTAAGGGGAGCTGCACACATGGTACCTTACGCGCAGCCATCAAGGGCGTTGCATTTGTTTAGTTCATTTGTTCGAGGCAAAAGACTGCCGAGTACAACTAAATTATCCGACTAA